The following coding sequences are from one Gossypium hirsutum isolate 1008001.06 chromosome A12, Gossypium_hirsutum_v2.1, whole genome shotgun sequence window:
- the LOC107946210 gene encoding palmitoyl-acyl carrier protein thioesterase, chloroplastic-like yields the protein MFTFSCPVSFSISCSSSNGNIQNHGDYRVNINVNGSSCTRRPIKHHTLLNEVGVKEGSTSLSAIQFLENGHISEEKIRQRIPRQKQLVDPYRQGLITERGVGYRQTVVVRSYEVGPDKTATLESLLNLFQETALNHVWMSGLLSNGFGATHGMMRNNLIWVVSRMHVQVDHYPIWGEVIEIDTWVGASGKNGMRRDWVIRSQATGSTYARATSTWVMMNEQTRRLSKMPDEVRDEISPWFIQKQAINEAVPDKIVKLDDKAKHVNSDLKPKRSDLDMNQHVNNVKYVRWMLETIPDKFLECHQLSSIILEYRRECGSSDVVQSLCQPDEDESFANGVQQNLLTNKVLVGGNGRLGSLDINTLTYGGYTHLLQTTGETQNEEIVRGRTRWNRKICTDL from the exons ATGTTTACTTTCTCTTGCCCAGTCTCCTTTTCCATCAGTTGTTCCAGTTCGAATGGTAATATTCAAAACCATGGAGATTACAGAGTGAATATCAACGTTAATGGGAGTAGTTGTACAAGGAGGCCCATTAAGCATCATACATTATTGAATGAAGTTGGTGTAAAAGAAGGTTCCACTTCACTCAGTGCTATCCAATTCCTTGAAAACGGGCACATAAGCGAAGAGAAGATTCGGCAGAGAATTCCGAGGCAGAAGCAGCTGGTTGATCCATACCGTCAAGGCCTCATCACTGAAAGGGGAGTTGGGTATAGACAGACGGTAGTCGTCCGCTCTTACGAAGTTGGCCCTGATAAAACTGCTACATTGGAAAGCCTCCTCAACCTTTTCCAG GAAACAGCATTAAATCATGTGTGGATGTCTGGACTTCTAAGCAACGGATTTGGGGCCACACATGGAATGATGAGGAACAATCTCATTTGGGTGGTCTCAAGAATGCACGTCCAAGTCGATCACTATCCCATATG GGGAGAGGTAATCGAAATCGACACGTGGGTTGGAGCATCAGGGAAGAATGGGATGAGGCGAGACTGGGTAATCAGGAGCCAAGCCACCGGCAGCACTTACGCACGTGCCACTAG CACTTGGGTAATGATGAACGAGCAAACACGGCGACTCTCAAAGATGCCGGATGAAGTGAGAGATGAAATTTCTCCTTGGTTTATACAGAAACAAGCAATCAACGAAGCTGTTCCCGACAAAATTGTCAAGTTGGATGATAAAGCAAAACATGTGAACTCTGACTTGAAG CCAAAGAGGAGTGATTTGGACATGAACCAGCATGTAAATAATGTGAAGTATGTAAGATGGATGCTGGAG ACAATCCCTGACAAGTTTTTGGAGTGTCATCAGCTATCTAGTATTATACTAGAATATAGAAGGGAATGTGGGAGTTCAGATGTAGTTCAATCACTCTGCCAACCAGATGAAGATGAAAGCTTCGCAAATGGAGTGCAACAGAATCTACTTACAAATAAGGTGTTGGTGGGAGGAAATGGACGCCTGGGCTCCCTGGACATCAACACATTGACGTACGGCGGATATACACATCTCCTCCAAACCACAGGGGAGACTCAAAATGAAGAGATCGTAAGAGGACGGACCAGGTGGAATAGAAAGATTTGTACGGATCTTTAA